One Oncorhynchus masou masou isolate Uvic2021 chromosome 2, UVic_Omas_1.1, whole genome shotgun sequence genomic region harbors:
- the LOC135557596 gene encoding cytochrome P450 1A1-like yields MVLMILPIIGSVSVSEGLVAMVTLCLVYMIMKYMHTEIPEGLKRLPGPKPLPIIGNVLEVHNNPHLSLTAMSERYGSVFQIQIGMRPVVVLSGNETVRQALIKQGEDFAGRPDLYSFKFINDGKSLAFSTDKAGVWRARRKLAMSALRSFATLEGSTPEYSCALEEHVCKEGEYLVKQLTSVMDVSGSFDPFRHIVVSVANVICGMCFGRRYSHDDQELLGLVNMSDEFGQVVGSGNPADFIPILRYLPNRTMKKFMDINDRFNTFVQKIVSEHYDSYDKDNIRDITDSLIDHCEDRKLDENANVQVSDEKIVGIVNDLFGAGFDTISTALSWAVVYLVAYPEIQERLHQELKEKVGMNRTPRLSDKINLPLLEAFILEIFRHSSFLPFTIPHCTVKDTSLNGYFIPKNTCVFINQWQVNHDPELWKEPSSFNPDRFLSADGTELNKLEGEKVLVFGMGKRRCIGEAIGRNEVYLFLAILLQRLRFQEKPGHPLDMTPEYGLTMKHKRCQLKASLRPWGQEE; encoded by the exons ATGGTTCTCATGATACTACCCATTATCGGCTCAGTCTCTGTGTCTGAGGGGCTGGTGGCCATGGTAACACTATGCCTGGTGTACATGATCATGAAGTACATGCACACAGAGATCCCAGAGGGACTGAAACGGCTCCCAGGACCAAAGCCCCTGCCCATCATCGGGAATGTGCTGGAGGTGCACAATAACCCTCACCTCAGCCTGACTGCCATGAGCGAGCGCTACGGCTCAGTCTTCCAGATCCAAATAGGGATGCGGCCTGTGGTTGTTCTGAGTGGCAATGAGACAGTCCGCCAGGCTCTTATCAAGCAAGGGGAAGACTTCGCCGGGAGGCCGGATCTATACAGCTTCAAATTCATCAACGACGGCAAGAGCTTGGCCTTTAGCACCGACAAGGCTGGGGTGTGGCGCGCCCGCCGCAAGCTAGCTATGAGCGCCCTCCGCTCTTTCGCCACCCTGGAGGGATCGACCCCAGAGTACTCCTGTGCCCTGGAGGAGCACGTCTGCAAGGAGGGAGAGTACCTGGTAAAACAGCTGACTTCCGTCATGGATGTCAGTGGCAGCTTTGACCCCTTCCGCCATATTGTTGTATCGGTGGCCAACGTCATCTGTGGAATGTGCTTCGGCCGGCGCTACAGCCATGATGACCAGGAGCTGTTGGGCTTGGTGAACATGAGTGATGAGTTTGGGCAGGTGGTGGGCAGCGGCAACCCTGCAGACTTCATTCCCATCCTTCGTTACCTACCAAACCGCACCATGAAGAAGTTTATGGATATCAATGACCGTTTCAACACCTTTGTGCAGAAGATTGTCAGTGAGCACTATGACAGCTATGACAAG GACAACATCCGTGACATCACTGACTCCCTCATTGACCACTGTGAGGACAGGAAACTAGATGAGAACGCCAACGTCCAGGTGTCTGATGAGAAGATTGTGGGCATTGTCAATGATCTGTTTGGGGCAG GTTTTGACACCATCAGCACAGCTCTGTCATGGGCTGTTGTGTACCTTGTGGCTTACCCAGAGATCCAGGAAAGACTGCATCAGGAACTGA AAGAAAAGGTGGGAATGAATCGCACTCCCCGTCTCTCAGACAAAATCAACTTACCTCTGCTGGAAGCCTTCATCCTGGAGATCTTCCGACACTCTTCCTTCCTGCCGTTCACCATCCCACACTG CACAGTCAAGGATACATCGCTCAATGGCTACTTCATTCCCAAGAACACCTGTGTCTTCATCAACCAGTGGCAGGTCAACCATGACCC GGAGCTGTGGAAGGAGCCTTCTTCATTCAACCCTGACCGTTTCCTGAGTGCTGATGGCACAGAACTCAACAAGCTGGAGGGGGAGAAAGTGCTCGTATTCGGCATGGGCAAGCGCCGCTGCATCGGTGAGGCCATCGGACGCAACGAGGTCTACCTCTTCCTGGCCATCCTGCTCCAAAGGCTGCGCTTCCAGGAGAAACCTGGGCACCCGCTGGACATGACCCCAGAGTACGGCCTCACCATGAAGCACAAGCGCTGTCAGCTGAAGGCTAGCCTGCGGCCATGGGGGCAGGAGGAGTGA